The Pseudomonas multiresinivorans DNA window GCGTGCTGGAAAACCCCAAGGAAGCGCTGCGCCTGGGCTATCGTTTCGACTCCTTCCGCGATCGCTACCAGGCCATGTTCGACGTGCTGAAAAAGCGCATGACCGTCCCGCAGGACAAAGTGGAAGACTGGCTCGCCCTCCCCGCTGTCGAGCGCCGCCCGTGGTTCGACAAGGCTGACCTGCGCTCCAGCGCCGCCCTGCTGCTGCTCGAGCAGGCATCCCTGCGCCGCCAGCTGCTGCTGGCCCAGGACGAGTTGAAGCGCTTGTACCTGAGCAACCCGGATGCCATGGCGAGCAAGCCCGACCTCGCCGCCGCCGGCAAGACGCTGCAGCAGATCCTCGACGACAGCGGCTTCCTCAGCCGTCCTGCCGAACTCCTCGACGGTGGCTACGGTCTGCCCCAGGCGCCGGAGACGGCGACCCTGGAGAAGCAGACGCAGCAACGCCAGCAGCGCCTGCGCCAACTCAGCGACAACCTCGACCGCGAAGTCCGCGCCCTGCTCACCCCGGAGCGCCGCGACGAGCTGGCTGCGCTGGAAGCCAACACCAAGCAGATCGGCGCGCACCTGCGCGAGCTGCACAAGGCATCGGGCGGGCTGGAGTTGCCTTGAGCTCAATCAGACGGGCAGTTCGCGAGCAAGCTCGCTCCTACGAAGAGCAATAATGCGCTACCTGTAGGAGCGAGCTTGCTCGCGAACAAAACCGAACCGCGAACCCTAGAGCTTCTCCTCCCACTCCTCCGCCAGCTGCTCGTCCAGGTGAATCCACGGCAGCCGGCTGTTCACCCAGATATGCCGATCCGGCACCACGGTGGCGACCTCCTCCAGCGTCGCCGTGGTGATATCCAGCGTGTCCGGCGCCTGATCGGTGAACAGGGCCAGCTGGGCGCCACAGTTGCGGCAGAAGTAGCGCACGCACGGCGGTGAAGAGCGGTACTCGGCAGGCTTGCCGTGGGTCCAGCGGAAGCTCTTCAACGGCACCGTGACCCAGGTGG harbors:
- a CDS encoding GFA family protein, with the protein product MSAVHAGGCHCGQLRYECDAELTDVAHCHCSICRRTTGGIVTTWVTVPLKSFRWTHGKPAEYRSSPPCVRYFCRNCGAQLALFTDQAPDTLDITTATLEEVATVVPDRHIWVNSRLPWIHLDEQLAEEWEEKL